In one window of Cellulophaga sp. HaHa_2_95 DNA:
- a CDS encoding DEAD/DEAH box helicase has protein sequence MTFKELGIAEPILKALASEGYENPTPIQEKSIPILLKGKDLLGVAQTGTGKTAAFGIPILHHLYTNNSGVGKRKIKALVVTPTRELAIQIGESFTAYARFTGIKNTVIFGGVKQGKQTDALRKGVEVLIATPGRLLDLMNQGFISLRDLEHVVLDEADQMLDMGFIHDVKKIIAKLPAKRQSLFFSATMPKTIVELSQKILGEFEQVTIKPEQATAEKVEQAIYFVPKGDKAKLLIHLIEEKDAKAVLVFSRTKHGANKIVKLLDKADIHAAAIHGNKSQTARQNALKDFKDGKLTVLVATDIAARGIDIDDLSLVVNYDLPNVPETYVHRIGRTGRANASGVALSFCDREERAYLKDIQKLIKQTIPTITDHPFKDDGSRPVEADTDDRPKRQGQQSRSRNSGQKPSNSNNRNKNRNRNRNRTSDGPK, from the coding sequence ATGACATTTAAAGAATTAGGGATTGCAGAACCTATTTTGAAAGCTTTAGCTTCAGAAGGTTACGAAAATCCTACTCCAATACAAGAAAAATCAATTCCGATATTACTAAAAGGTAAAGACCTTTTAGGCGTTGCACAAACAGGAACTGGAAAAACAGCAGCCTTCGGTATTCCCATTTTACATCACTTATACACCAACAATAGCGGCGTAGGTAAACGAAAGATAAAAGCCTTAGTTGTTACTCCAACGCGAGAATTAGCCATCCAAATTGGCGAGAGTTTTACAGCCTATGCCCGTTTTACAGGTATCAAAAACACCGTAATTTTTGGTGGCGTAAAGCAAGGAAAGCAAACAGATGCCTTACGTAAAGGTGTAGAAGTACTAATTGCTACTCCAGGTCGTTTGTTAGATTTAATGAACCAAGGGTTTATTTCCTTACGAGATTTGGAACACGTAGTTTTAGATGAGGCAGATCAAATGCTTGATATGGGTTTTATACACGATGTAAAAAAAATCATCGCCAAATTACCCGCAAAACGTCAGTCGCTTTTCTTTTCGGCTACTATGCCTAAAACAATTGTAGAATTGTCTCAAAAAATATTGGGAGAATTTGAGCAGGTAACTATTAAACCAGAACAAGCTACCGCTGAAAAAGTAGAGCAAGCTATTTACTTTGTACCTAAAGGTGATAAGGCTAAACTTTTAATTCACTTAATTGAAGAAAAAGATGCCAAAGCAGTTTTAGTTTTTTCTAGAACAAAACATGGTGCAAATAAAATTGTTAAACTTCTAGACAAGGCAGACATCCATGCTGCAGCTATACACGGTAATAAATCACAAACGGCAAGACAAAATGCCTTAAAAGATTTTAAAGATGGTAAATTAACGGTTCTAGTGGCAACCGATATTGCTGCCCGTGGTATTGACATTGATGATTTATCATTAGTAGTAAATTATGATTTACCAAATGTACCAGAAACTTATGTTCACCGTATTGGTAGAACAGGTAGAGCCAATGCTAGTGGTGTAGCTTTATCTTTCTGTGATAGAGAAGAAAGAGCGTATTTAAAAGACATCCAAAAGCTTATTAAGCAAACTATTCCTACCATTACAGATCATCCTTTTAAAGATGATGGTAGCAGACCTGTTGAAGCAGATACTGATGATAGACCAAAGAGACAAGGACAGCAGAGCCGTTCTAGAAACAGTGGTCAGAAACCAAGTAATTCTAACAACAGAAATAAAAATAGGAACCGCAATAGAAATCGTACTAGCGACGGACCTAAATAA
- the rluF gene encoding 23S rRNA pseudouridine(2604) synthase RluF — protein MAETTPTRINKYLSEVGYCSRRAADKLIDQGRVTINGKVPEMGTKITIADEIRVDGELIGKPKGKHTYLAFNKPVGIVCTTDTGVEKDNIIDFINYPKRIFPIGRLDKPSEGLIFLTDDGDIVNKILRARNNHEKEYIVSVNKPINSDFLRQMSSGVPILDTVTRPCKVERIDKYTFSIILTQGLNRQIRRMCDHLDYRVKRLQRVRIMNVELDLEVGKYRDLTEAELSEINRLVAASAKTHD, from the coding sequence ATGGCAGAGACTACTCCCACCCGAATAAACAAATACTTAAGCGAAGTTGGCTATTGCTCTAGACGAGCAGCCGATAAGCTTATAGACCAAGGCAGAGTCACCATCAATGGTAAAGTTCCTGAAATGGGAACCAAAATAACTATTGCTGATGAAATTAGAGTAGATGGAGAACTGATAGGAAAGCCTAAAGGTAAACACACCTACCTTGCTTTTAATAAACCTGTAGGGATTGTGTGTACTACAGATACCGGTGTAGAGAAAGATAATATTATCGATTTTATAAACTACCCAAAACGTATTTTCCCTATTGGACGCTTGGATAAACCTTCGGAAGGATTAATTTTCCTAACGGATGATGGCGATATTGTCAATAAAATTCTCCGTGCCCGTAACAATCACGAGAAAGAATATATTGTATCGGTCAATAAACCTATAAATTCTGATTTTTTACGCCAAATGAGTAGCGGAGTACCTATACTAGACACGGTAACTAGGCCTTGTAAAGTAGAGCGCATAGATAAATACACCTTTAGTATTATTTTGACGCAAGGACTAAACCGACAGATTAGAAGAATGTGTGATCATTTAGACTATCGCGTTAAGCGTTTGCAGCGTGTGCGGATTATGAATGTAGAGTTAGATCTAGAAGTCGGGAAGTACCGCGACCTTACAGAAGCTGAGCTCTCTGAAATTAACCGCTTGGTAGCAGCATCTGCAAAAACGCACGATTAG
- a CDS encoding NAD(P)/FAD-dependent oxidoreductase — protein MVRTFQLRVSLKEETIEGILTKKAAKHVGADEKDIVVKVLRKSIDARKPRIYINYKLQVYINEKPSEIPEYVFDYKDVSKAKEVHIIGFGPAGMWAALRCLELGFKPIVLERGKNVKDRRRDLKAINQEHIVGEDSNYCFGEGGAGTYSDGKLYTRSIKRGDVRRIFESLVHHGATEQILIDAHPHIGTNKLPKIVQNIREAILSHGGEIHFDTRVVDFTLQNNKIQAIQLQNGTEMAVNRVILATGHSARDIYYLLHKKEIALEAKSFAMGVRVEHPQHIIDSIQYHCSGSRNELLPAASYSLVAQVKNRGVYSFCMCPGGFIVPAATAPGEVVVNGMSPSKRNNLYANSGIVVEINADEDLRKYEKHGVLKGLEFQKDLERLAFTAGGRTQAAPAQRMTDFVEGKLSADLNATSYQPGLKSVPMHSLLPKLIGSRLRGGFAAFGEKMKGYYTAEANIVGVESRTSSPVNIPRKENLEHPEIQGLFPCGEGGGYAGGIVSAAMDGERCAEAAIAGL, from the coding sequence ATGGTCAGAACATTTCAGCTTCGCGTTTCTTTAAAAGAAGAAACTATAGAAGGTATCCTTACTAAAAAAGCAGCAAAACATGTTGGTGCAGACGAAAAAGATATCGTCGTAAAAGTGTTACGTAAATCTATTGATGCCCGTAAGCCTAGAATTTATATTAATTACAAGCTTCAAGTATATATCAATGAAAAGCCTTCTGAAATTCCAGAATACGTTTTTGATTATAAAGATGTCTCTAAAGCTAAAGAAGTACATATTATAGGTTTTGGTCCTGCAGGAATGTGGGCAGCACTCCGTTGTTTAGAATTAGGATTTAAACCAATTGTTCTAGAACGTGGAAAAAATGTAAAAGACAGGCGTCGTGACTTAAAAGCCATTAACCAAGAGCATATTGTTGGCGAAGATTCTAACTACTGTTTTGGCGAAGGTGGTGCAGGTACGTATTCTGACGGAAAGCTGTACACCCGCAGTATTAAACGAGGCGATGTTCGTAGAATTTTTGAAAGTTTGGTACACCATGGTGCTACGGAGCAGATTTTGATAGATGCACATCCACATATAGGTACCAATAAGCTCCCTAAAATTGTTCAGAATATTAGAGAAGCTATTCTTAGCCACGGTGGCGAAATTCATTTTGATACGCGTGTGGTAGATTTTACCCTTCAGAATAACAAAATACAAGCCATTCAGCTCCAAAATGGAACAGAAATGGCGGTAAACCGTGTCATTCTTGCTACAGGCCATTCCGCTAGAGATATTTATTACCTGTTACATAAAAAAGAAATTGCACTAGAAGCAAAATCATTTGCTATGGGGGTTCGGGTAGAGCATCCGCAGCATATTATAGATAGCATTCAATACCATTGCTCCGGCAGCAGAAATGAATTGCTACCTGCAGCATCTTATAGTTTAGTAGCGCAAGTAAAAAATAGAGGCGTGTACTCTTTCTGTATGTGTCCTGGCGGATTTATTGTTCCGGCAGCTACCGCACCGGGAGAAGTTGTGGTCAATGGGATGTCTCCTTCAAAACGAAACAACCTCTATGCCAACTCGGGTATTGTGGTAGAAATTAATGCCGATGAAGATTTGCGCAAGTATGAAAAACATGGCGTTCTAAAAGGCTTAGAATTTCAGAAAGATTTAGAGCGTTTGGCATTTACCGCTGGCGGTAGAACACAAGCCGCCCCTGCACAACGTATGACGGATTTCGTGGAAGGAAAACTATCGGCAGATTTAAATGCTACATCCTATCAACCAGGATTAAAATCGGTTCCTATGCACTCCCTCTTACCAAAACTAATTGGTAGTAGGTTACGTGGTGGTTTCGCTGCTTTTGGTGAAAAAATGAAAGGATACTATACCGCAGAAGCCAATATTGTTGGGGTAGAATCTAGAACATCTTCTCCGGTAAACATCCCAAGAAAAGAAAATTTAGAGCACCCAGAAATCCAAGGTCTTTTTCCTTGTGGTGAAGGTGGTGGGTATGCTGGCGGAATTGTTTCTGCTGCAATGGACGGCGAGCGTTGCGCAGAAGCCGCTATTGCCGGACTTTAA
- the metE gene encoding 5-methyltetrahydropteroyltriglutamate--homocysteine S-methyltransferase translates to MKTTNLGYPRIGSNRALKKALENYWSGKATLTELEETAKNIRTENWLLQQEKGIDIIPSNDFSLYDQVLDMCMTVNAIPKRYDQLQKNNATSQDLYFAMARGIQKDGIDLTAMEMTKWFDTNYHYIVPEFYDHQTFSYANSKIVKEYKEALALGITTKPVLIGPVSFLLLGKEKESSFNRIDLLANLLPTYLKIIEELTALHVEFIQFDEPFLATDLTNRDREAIRYTYQTIADKFPDLKIVLANYFDCFGENLDMVLELPVHTLHLDLVRCSLQLDDILASKKLHKNTHLSLGVIDGRNIWKNNFEDSLALIQKAIAHVGEERLYIAPSCSLLHSPCDLDLETNEVNLSADVKQWLAFAKQKLEEVNTIRNFITKVNLTETLQKVSENSAANAERKVSKSIHNPAVKERVKGLTKTDDQRLIGFTQRKVIQQKALNLPLYPTTTIGSFPQTKEVRSQRANFKKGNTTPEAYHSFIEKETRETIEFQENIGLDVLVHGEFERNDMVEYFGEQLDGFAFTSFGWVQSYGSRCVKPPIIYGDVSRENPMTVYWSSFAQSITKKPVKGMLTGPVTILQWSFVRNDQPRAETCTQIALAIRDEVVDLEKAGLSIIQIDEPAIREGLPLRKADWKAYLDWAVKAFRIAASGVKNDTQIHTHMCYSEFNDIIAHIAAMDADVITIECSRSQMELLDVFREFKYPNDIGPGVYDIHSPRVPDRSEMVALIAKAKEYIAPEHLWINPDCGLKTRHWEETKKALIEMVAAAQECRENVAVSY, encoded by the coding sequence ATGAAAACAACAAATTTAGGTTACCCAAGAATTGGTAGCAACAGAGCGCTTAAAAAGGCATTAGAAAACTATTGGTCTGGCAAAGCAACATTGACCGAATTAGAAGAAACTGCAAAAAACATCCGAACTGAAAATTGGCTGCTTCAACAAGAAAAAGGCATTGATATCATCCCTTCCAATGACTTTTCTTTATACGATCAAGTATTAGATATGTGTATGACCGTAAACGCTATTCCTAAGCGTTATGACCAGTTACAAAAAAATAATGCTACCTCCCAAGATTTATATTTTGCGATGGCTAGAGGTATCCAAAAAGATGGGATAGACCTTACCGCTATGGAAATGACAAAATGGTTTGACACCAATTACCATTACATTGTTCCTGAATTTTATGACCACCAAACATTCTCTTATGCAAATTCTAAAATTGTAAAAGAATATAAGGAAGCATTGGCTTTAGGGATCACCACAAAACCTGTACTTATTGGCCCGGTATCATTCCTATTATTAGGCAAAGAAAAAGAAAGCTCTTTTAATCGTATTGATCTTTTAGCGAATCTACTTCCTACCTATTTAAAAATCATAGAAGAATTAACAGCCTTACATGTAGAATTCATACAGTTTGACGAGCCTTTCCTTGCGACAGATTTAACGAATAGAGACCGTGAAGCTATACGATATACATACCAAACAATCGCTGATAAATTTCCTGACCTTAAAATTGTGTTGGCTAATTACTTTGATTGTTTTGGAGAAAATCTAGATATGGTATTGGAACTTCCCGTACACACCTTACATTTAGATTTAGTACGTTGTTCTTTGCAGTTAGATGATATTTTAGCTTCAAAAAAATTACATAAGAATACACATTTATCCTTAGGAGTCATTGACGGTAGAAATATTTGGAAGAACAATTTTGAAGACTCGCTAGCTTTAATACAAAAAGCAATTGCACATGTAGGTGAAGAAAGACTCTATATTGCACCTTCTTGTTCCTTACTGCACTCTCCTTGCGATTTAGACTTAGAAACTAATGAGGTGAACTTAAGTGCCGATGTAAAACAATGGCTTGCCTTTGCAAAACAGAAATTAGAGGAAGTAAATACGATAAGAAACTTTATAACGAAAGTAAACTTAACAGAAACGCTACAGAAGGTTTCTGAAAACAGTGCTGCCAATGCAGAACGAAAAGTTTCAAAAAGTATTCATAACCCAGCCGTTAAAGAACGGGTAAAGGGGTTAACAAAGACAGATGATCAACGATTAATTGGTTTTACGCAGCGTAAAGTCATTCAGCAAAAAGCACTGAATTTACCCTTATATCCTACCACAACAATTGGTTCTTTTCCTCAAACAAAAGAAGTACGTAGCCAACGTGCTAATTTCAAAAAAGGAAATACCACTCCAGAAGCCTACCATAGCTTTATAGAGAAAGAAACTAGAGAGACTATAGAATTTCAAGAAAATATAGGCTTAGATGTTTTAGTTCATGGTGAGTTTGAGCGTAATGACATGGTAGAATATTTTGGCGAACAGTTAGACGGTTTTGCCTTTACTAGTTTTGGATGGGTACAGAGTTACGGTAGTAGATGCGTAAAACCACCTATTATTTATGGTGATGTTTCTAGAGAAAATCCAATGACCGTATACTGGTCTTCTTTTGCACAGTCTATCACTAAAAAACCTGTAAAAGGAATGCTTACAGGGCCGGTTACCATATTACAATGGTCTTTTGTTCGCAATGACCAACCAAGAGCAGAAACTTGCACGCAAATAGCCTTAGCCATCCGTGATGAAGTTGTAGACTTGGAAAAAGCAGGACTCTCTATTATTCAGATAGATGAGCCTGCTATACGTGAAGGCTTACCGTTACGTAAGGCTGATTGGAAGGCGTACTTAGATTGGGCTGTAAAAGCATTTAGAATTGCGGCTAGTGGCGTGAAAAATGACACACAGATACATACACATATGTGTTATTCTGAATTTAATGATATCATAGCGCATATTGCAGCGATGGATGCAGATGTAATTACGATTGAATGTTCCAGATCACAGATGGAGCTTTTAGATGTCTTCAGAGAGTTTAAATACCCTAATGATATTGGACCAGGTGTTTATGACATTCACTCACCAAGAGTTCCAGACCGCTCAGAAATGGTAGCATTGATTGCAAAAGCAAAAGAATACATTGCTCCGGAGCACTTATGGATTAATCCCGATTGTGGTTTAAAAACTAGACATTGGGAGGAAACAAAAAAAGCATTAATTGAAATGGTTGCGGCTGCACAAGAATGCAGAGAAAACGTAGCTGTTTCCTATTAG
- a CDS encoding Lrp/AsnC family transcriptional regulator, which translates to MENLDLTDLALLKLLQENSNYTTKEIAARVNLSATPVYERLRKLEKEGYIKKYVALLDAEKLGRELIVFCNITLKQHTKVIGNKFVTDIIALQEVTECYNISGDYDFMLKVLVKNMKDYQDFVINSLGSVENIGSAHSTFVIGTIKHTNNVPL; encoded by the coding sequence ATGGAAAATTTAGATCTGACAGATTTAGCACTACTCAAATTGCTACAAGAAAACTCCAACTACACCACAAAAGAGATTGCTGCACGTGTAAATTTATCTGCAACACCGGTATATGAGCGCTTGAGAAAATTAGAAAAAGAAGGATATATTAAAAAATATGTTGCACTACTAGATGCTGAGAAGTTAGGAAGAGAATTGATCGTGTTCTGTAATATAACCTTGAAACAACATACCAAAGTAATTGGTAATAAATTTGTAACAGATATTATTGCATTGCAAGAGGTAACGGAATGTTATAATATTTCTGGAGATTATGATTTTATGCTTAAAGTATTGGTAAAGAACATGAAAGATTATCAAGATTTTGTAATTAATAGTTTAGGTTCTGTAGAAAATATAGGTAGTGCCCATAGTACTTTTGTTATAGGAACCATAAAACATACTAATAATGTACCCCTGTAA
- a CDS encoding response regulator, whose amino-acid sequence MKCSILIVEDNFIIQMFLEEILLGCGEHTVKTANNADKALLVLEDFKPHVILMDIGIGPGLDGIEVAEIIKEKYNIPIVFLTGNSDQATIVRAHKADPIHFIFKPIDECKLLTEFAVIEEKLVELSFM is encoded by the coding sequence ATGAAATGCAGCATACTCATCGTCGAAGATAATTTTATCATCCAAATGTTTCTGGAAGAAATACTTCTAGGCTGCGGAGAACACACGGTTAAAACCGCTAATAATGCAGATAAAGCATTACTTGTATTAGAAGATTTCAAGCCCCACGTTATTTTAATGGACATTGGTATTGGCCCAGGACTAGATGGCATAGAGGTTGCAGAAATTATCAAAGAAAAATACAACATTCCTATTGTATTTCTAACAGGTAATTCTGACCAAGCTACTATTGTAAGAGCACACAAAGCAGATCCTATTCACTTTATCTTTAAGCCTATTGATGAATGTAAACTGCTCACCGAATTTGCGGTGATTGAAGAAAAACTCGTAGAATTATCTTTTATGTAA